The nucleotide sequence TGGCTTTCTAGTTTGGTTGGTGTTTTCTTTAATGTCCTCCTACTCTAAAATTTTTGCGATATATAGTTTTACGCTTGTGGAAATGTGCATCTCTTATTGATATGATTAAagattttttcttattttgattttcttttgaaaaagCGATTATTAGTGTGCTCGTAAAGGGACCATAGTTGATAACGAGGAAAGTTcttcatctaatatcttagagggaTAAATTCTAGTCTCTCATTAAGATTATTCCCTCAGTCTTGAATTAGGATGTAATTCTTCATCCTTCCTTTCAAGCAATGGAATTAGGATTGTATTTTTCAGTTCACTTTCCTACTGAGTTATCATCTCTGTATTGATGAATCTTCTTTCACCTTTAAACGGGGATATATATTAGAGTTTGTATCGAAATTGATTTAACAAAACCCCTTGAATAGGGTATTTGGTTAGGATGCTTGAATAACAGAATCTTTAAGTgatttcttattgaaatttattaacGGTATATTTTAAATGTGGATGTGTAGGTCATAAGATTGATTCCTATCTACTAGTCTCGAATGCTTTTATGATTTTCCTCCCTATTTTACTGAGTTCATCATCTCCCCCCTTGAGTGCTATAGAGCAACCCCCTTCAGAGTTAGACAGCTCTATAGCCCTATAGAAAGAGAGGGATCTATCTTGATGAGGACTTGTTTGATCTTtgaattaaaatagaaaagaGATGACTAGCGGGCAAACTCAATCGAAATGGGAGAGGGGTTCAAAGAAGCAAATGGTGCTAACAAATCGTGTTACGCATCCTAAAAAATTACTAAGCTCTAAAATGTTGTGATGAACACATGGATGTTGAAGCCTCTTTTCTCGCTAATGATGCCTTGATTGAGGATCCCATTAGTGAGGCAAGGACCTGAGTCAATATGACAAGGAAAGCTTTAATTAAGAAGTGGTCGTTTGACTCGATATTAGCATATTTGCCATTTAATGCAAAGGATACAGTTGCAACCCTTTATTTCATGTGCCCTTTATTACATGGTAACTAAGAATTCTTTCTCTTTAGCCTCCTAGTTTCAATCTCGGGTGAAAAGGATAGATCTTATTATATAGAGCTTGACCACAGTACCTAAGGCTCCTACTACTGGAGAGACTGAGGAACTTTAGATAGATATTCCGGACGATACTCTTTTATTGGATGTAGCTAAATTGAGGGCACTAAGGAAGGCTATGGTTGTGTTGAGGATGAAGATTGTGGCAACGCGGTTGAAGCCAAAGAGTGTTCATGATCATCGTCGATGACCAATGGAAGGTGTTTTCGTGGATTTGGATTGGGGCACTATTGCCACTCCAAAAGAGAGATGTGACTTAGGTATCCCGAATCTACCTTTCACTATTATGACTTTATAAGCTAAAAGGATTAGTAATTTTATGAATATATCTAGAATTATTTAATATTAGGTTGtgtatgataaatatgattttatgTCTCCTAGACTAATTATTCTCCTATTGTCATATGATACATGAGTTACGTTTTGGTTTTTCATAGATGAAATTTCTAGTAGTGTCCTTAATCATAATTAGATTTTTGATATGCCTCTTACTTTTAAAACTATATTTATTAACATAGAttgtattaataaattttctATCATTTCTAATTTGATTTTTGATCAAAAGTGAAATGTTTCTAACAACCATAGTGTTTTAGTTCTTTGCTGGTTGATGTGATTTTGAATGTTGATTTGGCAAAAGGGCAACCATCAACCAAGGCTACTTATGGCTTTTGGACCACCCAGTATGCAATTGATCATttatagccttttttttttttgtctagctTGTGGAAAGTTTTGATTGTTCCTTGTGCTATTTGTTTATATAGTCATTTACTAACTTCTCAGTTTTTTTGGATGCTCATCCTTATTATCAACATTTGTTCTTTGGGTGCCTTTTTACTCATGAAGTATTTTCTATCATTAAACATAAGTTGGATATGTCATTTAGATTCTATGATCAATAGCATACTGGGTGTTGTTGGCTTAGGGAAGGCTCTGATTTGGGTCAATAATCCTGTTTGGCTATGATCTAATGGACGTACCGATCGGCTCTACCGTCCCCAACGGCTACTCCGCCAACCGCCCAGATTCCGCCACGTCGAAGTCGGTCACGCGTTCGTTGGACGCTATCCACGGTGGACCAGCGGctctcttttattattttatttcttgctTTTTGTCGGATATTTTTGCTCGCTTCGGAACTTCGACGACTATTCCAGCAGTCTCCATGGAAAGCAATTAGGTCAAACTGCAGAGTCCACCTCTTCTTCGTTCCCTCCCTCTATATAAGAGACGGTGATGGTGGTGGTCAGGTGAAGCCGTGAAGGAGTCGATCCATCCGACCGAATCCATTTCGGAGGAGTCTTCGTTTTCAAGAGGATCTGAAGGCCAACATTGTCACGATTCGGAGTTGTTCGCAGGTATGTCTGAAGAGAGATTTGCTTGGGTGTCTTTTGATTTACCTGCTCGTTGCTTTAGATCGATAGGGCTAATCATCTTTCCGTAATACAACTGTTGTCTTTAGGTGTCAATTGCACGATTTTGTCGAATTCGTGTTGGATTCTGCTGCCAGGGACTCTTGGCCACTGATTCATGTTGTCATTCTTGGAATTGCAGAGTGGGTGGCAGTAAAATATGGCAGTAGGAAAGGTTCAGCATGAACGATCTGTGCCAGCCGGCTTAGAATTTGTTCATCGCACAAGCATATTGGGGAGAAAAAGAGTTGTGTTATCTAAGACTATGGATTCAGCCAATTTATCCTCGCCATGTGGTGCTCCATCCAAGAGGCGGGTTACAAGGTGGAGAACGCAGACATTAAATCGTTTAGAGGCTCTGCCTCTAGATATTTTGGTACTCTCCTTTTTAATTCGTTTCTTCCTCTTACTTCGTATTGAAGATTAGAATTCTGACATTTCAATCTAACCTTGCAGGTAAAGACACTGTCTAAAGTCGATCATAGTGATCTGAAACAACTGTTGTTGGTCTCCAAGACTGTAAATGGAGCAGTAAGTCACTCTGTCATATACATTTGATGGTAGTCCTAATTTTGCTGTGGTTCTTACGTGCTTCTGTCACAATCTGTGCAGACTTTGATCGCAAGGGAGTCGCATTTCGTTTTCAGCACTCCAATTTCGAAGTCTCTCTTTAAGAAACAGAGCGATACGATAGATAGTGATCTTGACATCATCAACGAGGAAGCTCCACACGCACCGAATCAACAAAGAGTTGCGAGGTCGAGACTTAATGGTGTGCAGCTTTCTAGTGTTGCTATCGCTCTTTTCACGTGAACTGAGTAGTGTGCAAGTAAACTTGTAGATCTACACTGTGAGTAAGCCATCTTCAATCCATTCATTGAAGACGATAAGCTTTGTATAGAGGATGATCTCTTGTCATGTGATTGTGTATAGTTACTGTTTGTTACCTCTCTCAGTGCAGTGTTGGACAGAATTCTTTTGTATTCTTTCATAGTCTACAATATATCCTGTTCTATAAATACAACTGGGAAATGATCCTTTCCTGAGAGCTAGTATTGTTCATTAAATTTACAGGAGGATCTCTTGCTTCTCCTATCCACTCCTTTGTGCAACGTGTAACAATGATGCTACTATCTTCATTCAGTATTCAACCAGAAATATTGTAAACCAGAAAAAAGAAAAGCAGATTCAATAAGCAAATTAGTCAAGTCTGTGCAGAATAATGAAATTTGTATCTCATATTTAgatacaaatatgtatatatatacaaacatgtatatatatgtatgtatgtatgtatgtatattacatatatatgtatatatatatatttatttatctagAGTTGACTATATGATCTTTTACCATCATTTAGATTTGTGAAAAGTTATACATTAAATtgagttaaaaatatttataattttatttataatttatattgagatatttttaggtcttattctttttttttttttggtcatgcCATTAATGTAATCATTTTATTTCTACAAACTATCGCATCTGTAAATCTCTGTTCGATCTTACGAGTAAGAGAACCCAAATAAACGTCTTAGGGGAGAAGATAGCTACACCACACTGATGTGCAGGAAATGCTGTATGCAGATTTGTGAGAGAGGTGGCGTCTGATCTCAAAGCATCAAAGCCAATCACATGCTTGGAAGGGACTTTTAAGAGAGCCTCTTCCTCTCCCACGCGTTTGTTATTGTTGGCCTACTGTTCTTTGTTTTGATTCATTCACTCAATTTGGTTTGCCATCATGTTTTGCTTTAAGGTGCCAAGCTGATGGTTCACCTTCGCCTCCTACTTCTCCAGAAGCCAAGTCAGTGACAGATACGACCTTCAAGCTTGAGGACACCTAAAACTCGAGCACTTTACATAGTTTCTGTAGTCAGGCATCAGCTGGTGAGATGGTTGGCCACCGATAACTTGCAAACACTGGAATGATAAGCATCTATGGGAAGCCAAAGACGCTCAGTTAGTCAAGCAATAGCTTGTTCTGCTCACAGGTTCTAAAGACATGAAAGCTAACCGGTCCTCACAGGCTCCTTGCGACTGAATTGTCCCTTCATTAGCAAGCTAGCTAGCCGTCGTCCATTCAAAGTTTGTAGGCTATAATTTCCACACGTAAGTCGGGCATTATCTGAAGAAACGAGTCGTAGCATGTCTACCCTAAATTATTTTATGTGATCCCCTACTGTTCAAGTACATTACATTAATCCGTAGGTCTACCCTTCCGTACGATGAAGTTCAACAAGTCCGCCATCACGAAGCACAGTCAAACTTCTCTTTCATCCTTTCACTACAACAACTTTGCTCATCACACTTTGCTCACTCTCTCTACGCTTCGGATTGCAAGATCTGTCCACCCCGACAGTGCTGCTAACACCGATCTAAAGGGTTATGATATTGCAGGCATGACTACGACACCGGTAAGATCTCCGAATCATAATAAGCTTTAGATAATCTAGCAATACCACTTCTTTATTCCAATTAATAACAAAGGAAATCGCCACCTGCTTGCACAATGATCAAGGCATGAGCTTTAATTTCCTTGGTTTGCTGATCTAAGACATGGCCTGCTCCCATGGCGCGAGGCAGGGAGGCAACCACCTGGACGATTACGGTGCATTAATCTATTAGATTCTGGGGCAGTGATCTCACAGTCTTCACTGTTGTCGTGCAATTATTACGCTCGAATACTATATGTAGTAGCTATCACAGTCGTCATACAAAGTCGATCACAACCATGCATTGCCAATACACCACTGTCAAGTTTCTTATCTTTCCCTTCCTTCTGCAGTTGATTCTTTGTTTCCAGCGATCGGTTGTCAAACCTAGGCTTTGCATTTCTTAGTTAGGACTATAAAATACGACTATATGCTCGTAAATGATATTTCATTGAGGTGACACCAAAATAACCCTTCACCACCTATATGTGGTTGAGGGTGAATCACACTACCATGCACACCCACACACACACTTCCTATCCATAGTGATGAACGTAGAGGGTACGCTAGCGGCGTTGGTGACGGTGGATGCGTCCAGCAATTATGCGACAGTGGTGTTGATGTTGTTGGGAAAAGACAAGCAGCCACGTCACGAACAGTGAAAGCCTCAGAGGCGGACACGTCCTCGGGTGTCTGCCGCAGCGTCCTCCAAGCCACTATGTCAATTCAACAAGCTATCTCGAAAGACGGGAGACGACAAGTGGGTTTGATCCCAACGTATGTACGGTGCTGTGCAGGCAGCAAACCATTGGCCGAAACACAGAGGAAGTCTTACGACGACCATCGACTACGGCactccctttcttcttcttcttcacgatTTCAATGTGGTTGCAGGGTTCATGACTCTTTCTTTTTCCGTTGAAGTTGGATGCCATGCACAGATCAAAGATATCAAATATGTTTTCTGAGAAAACTTGATCATCAGGATTGGGAAATTGAGTGCGTACAGTCCAAGAGACAACGAGACAATAAAGTCTTAATCGAAATCAGCATTTGGGACTTGAAGTGGGACAAAAGATCAGTCAAAGGGCGAATCCGACATCAATGGCGGACTGTGTCGTCGTATGGCCTACTTAGATGGCAAGCCACAGCACAGGATGGCTTCCATGCGTTATGATTGAGAGGCTGATATATGAAAGGCTAAACAAATTTGGATTGCAGCCGACAAATGTGTCCATCGTGTGAGGGGATAGAGCTGGACCCTGCCTGAGACCAGACACCTGAGCAGCAACTGCCGTGATACATTCAAAGCAATCTAGACCATCCATCTGTTATCATTGACCGTCGGAATTGTTGACTTTGGCCTGGAAAGGGCCCGAAGGATGTGATTGTTGTGAATGCTTAGGTGGCAATCATCGAGAGCCCGAAGTCTCCGCTTCACAAACTTTCCTCAATATATAATTTGTAGGGGCATATGCCTCGAATTCATAGTCTCGTCTTCCATCGGCTGAATCATACGAGTGCAGACATCATCACATTTGTCATGCAGGTCGAGTCTTTACAGCAGCAGCAAGCAAGAACACCGTGAAGGTGAAAACAAGCCCGCAGTACAACCTGGGGCCAACTATCCGTCGCATCACCCAGTTACGTGTCACCACCTGGAATGAGCCAACACCAATGGGAACGGGATAAGGGTCCCCCCTCTCCCTCCGACGCTTTATGGCTGTCACCCTCCTCCCACACCGTGCCTGGTTTTTaaccccagagagagagagagagagaaagagagagagagagagagagaggacacgtCGCCACGGAGATAAACAAAGGACGGTACCGAATCCAATTGACTTTTGGCTCTTCCCTCTCAGCCTTTCGTTGCTATTTCGTTCTATATAACCCCAAGTACGATTCATCTCCTATTCATTGTGATTAAGCTAGACATTGAACTCTGCCTCAATCCTTCATAGTTAGCCCATCCTACGCTTCCTGAAGCAAATCAATCGAGGAGACCAGCCGAAACAGCACTAGATCTCTTCTTGTCTTCGATATGGGGAGAGCGCCTTGTTGTGACAAGGATGGACTGAAGAAGGGGCCATGGACACCTGAGGAGGACCAGAAGCTCATCGACTACATCCAGAAGCACGGGCAAGGGAGCTGGAGGACTCTTCCCAAGAAAGCAGGTATGGAGTTGAGTTAGTCGTAGCgatgagtacctttgtgaaacccGCTCATGTCCTTGGTGTACGGACAGGCCTTGCAAGGTGTGGCAAGAGTTGCCGGCTTCGGTGGACGAATTACCTGCGGCCGGACATTAAAAGAGGAAGGTTCTCATTTGAGGAGGAAGAGGCGATCATTCATCTACACAGTCTTTTGGGGAACAAGTAAGTGCTATACAGCGAAGTGTCTTGGTTTTAGGTAACAAGTACAAGGAAAATTAATTTATGCTTATGTGCTTCAACTCTGCCGTGGCTTCCAGGTGGTCTGCGATCGCTGCTCGCTTGCCAGGAAGAACCGACAACGAGATCAAAAACTACTGGAATACGCACATCAGGAAGAGGCTTCTCAGGATGGGCATTGATCCTGTGACCCACACCCATCGCCTCGATCTCCTCGACCTGTCTGCTCTCCTGACCTCCTCCTTGTGCAACCCAACGTCGTCGCAGTTCGATCTATCTGGGTTATTAGGTCTTGAGCCACTGGTGAACAGCGAGCTCCTAATGATGGCCCAAAACCTCCTATCTGCTCAATGCCAAAACCCAAACATCCTCGGTCAAGGACTCCCAGAGCAACAACACCCGACTCCCCAATTCCAAGAACAGTTGGCTTCCTTCCAGACACAACAGCTACAGCATCTATCCCAAAGGCTACCTACTTGCACCCCTTCGAATGATCCATTCCCTGATGAGGCACAGCTCATGCAGCCCAATGTGGGCCAGTTGCATACATCTGCTGATTTTAATCCATGGCAGGACATCATTATGCAGGGTAACCTATCCCAGAATGATTTCGTGCCTGCAACGGGTGTTAACTACGAAAGTTTGGACCCATCCTTCACCCAATTCATCGCCGACATCTCCGATGTGTGCGGCACAAGCAGCCAGGGATATAGCCTGACTTCTGTGTTTTCGACGCCTGCATCAAGCCCGACTCCTCTGAACTCATCGTCGACGCACGTGAACAGCAGCAccgaagatgagagagagagctaCTGCAGCAACCGGTTGAAGTACCAAATCCCTGATCTCTTGGATGTGAGCAATTGCATGTGAAGAATAAGATACAACACAAAAGACTCACAGGggcgacagagagagagagagagagggagacagAAGAAAGCAAAAGCAGCTGATATACGGAAAGAGACACGAAGTTCTGCACCCAGATGCTAATGCATGACGCACAAGACTTTTCTCGGTCCTTTTTTTCCATTTTCTTATTATTTCTCTTATCATGAAAAGGATTTATTTTTCTCATGCTTTTACTGTGTATTTTGACACAATGTGTGATACAGTTTCTACCTATATCTGCTGGAACTTAgttaggattatatatatatataatgatgctgtATAAGTTTTACTTCTGTTGGTCTATTTATAAGGTAATATATGTTGCATAAGCACTAAAAATCTAGTGAGGTATTATGCTCACATCACAAATAGCTAGTTGTTGAATGCTGGAAGAGTGTTCTTCTTGTTGTCTCTGTGCTTTACTATTTGAGAAGGTTAATTACCGAAAGGAATTAATCACCTGTCTGCATTGGCACATTAACCTCATCACTTCGTCGTGTATTAACATGAAGAAACCACGGATCACATCCAACTGGCAGATTAGACTACCAAGGAAATGTAAACGATAAGAGAACGAAGCATGCGCTGCGGACGTGACTCACGTGTCCATACGTACGTACCCATCTTGCATGCCGCCGTCTTCAAGATCCGTGCGCGTGTCCCGTCTCATCATTGATGAGCTGCTAGCAATTATTAGGCTTACGTAATTTCCGTGTCCCACGCGAGAGATACAGATTTAAACGAGTGTTCGATCGAAGCCGTCCATCCTCGACGCGTGGCCCTCTACCTGTACGGCTCAGATTTCTTCCCCATGACGGTGGCCGTGGCATCGGATAAAGATTACGCCCGCGACACGTTTCgacgttatttatttatttatttataattagaaATAGTCTAAATATTGAATTGGCATCAGCAACACATGATGGGGGCGTCATAGTGAAGGAACGGAAGAAAGCCGACCATTGTTTGGGAAGTCAAGCCGTCGATAACTTTCACTTCACCGCGGTGGTTTGACCGTCGCGTAGGCTCCGTCCCCAGCCGCCGCCCAGAGCACAAAAGGAGGCCCTTCGTTTCCACCGTCGCCGTGGAAGTCCACCGACCACACACAAAAAGGTCATCCTTGTTTCCTTGGCATGTCGCTGTTGGCAATGCTGGCTGGGGTGGGGAGCAAAGGACACGTTAGTCATGCTTTCCAACGGGGCGACAGCGCCAACCCTTTGAGCTTACCCAGATGGATTTCACATCATGAGTTAAATAGATATAATTGTTAGACTCTTAGATTTCTATTTCCATTATCGCAGATGTGATTATTGCGACgcggaaaaataataaaaagacatAAAATGTTTCGTGGACGGCAGGATTCGAACCTGCGCGGGCAGAGCCCACATGATTTCTAGTCATGCCCGATAACCACTCCGGCACGTCCACTTCATATGATGTTAATTTCAATGTCTTCCTTTAAATCGAGAATACTGTAaggttcttgattttgattaatatcattttagtaataaatattagaaagagtAATTTGATTGATATGATCgacggtttaatcttatatgcatcgtaACATAAATTTGGAAAAGAATCAAGATCCTAAATTTGATATGATAGAATAATTTCGACCGTACTTTGAGTTAAAGCTAACAATACATCCCCGGTGTAGCACAAAATTACTGCAACTGAATCAAGTTCTCATTTACCACTTATTGGAAACATTGCACAACAGAGAAAGCTTCTGAATCCATTATAGATGGATGCAGTTTCGAGTACCTCTATCGACCTGTTAGGGCTGTGACAGTAGCATCGTTTTCTGGAGAAGTCCCTTCCAGGGATGAAGACAAGCGTTTCTTGGATACAGCGACGAGGAAAAATGCAGGAGGCCTGGGAGCTGGTAGAGACGCAGCGCCGCTCGTCAGCATCGACACCACAGCTGACATGGTTGGTCGATCTGCTGCGTTCTCTTGAGCACACAGAAGCGCGATGTTGATGCACCTCGAGATCTCTTCTCCGGACTCTGGAATGTCCAGTGAACTGTCCAGCAAATCCAAGCTCTTGCCTTCTCTCCACAGCTCCCAACTCTGTAGAGTTGCAGAGTCGAGTAGCAACAGCAGGTCAGGAAGAACAGTAAGATTCATGAGCCAAAGTTCATAGAAGACAACTCACGTATCGAAGCAGATTCGAAGAGCTCTCGGAATCGAAAAAGCGAGCGGTCCTCCTCCCACTGACGATCTCCAGTACTATTACTCCGAAACTAAAGACATCGAATTTTGTGGAGAAGATGCCATTCATTGCGTACTCGGGAGGCATATAACCACTGAATTCAAATAGTTATGTTCcgatcaaagaagtttttgctggctttcagagagagagagagagagagaagaagaaagaggagattGATAGGTTCACTTACTAAGTACCAACCACTCTTTTGGTGTTTGCTTGGTCTTCATTCTGCTCAAAGATTCTGGCCAGCCCGAAATCGGATATCTTGGGGTTCATTTCACTATCCAATAGTATGTTGCTGGTCTTTAGATCCCTGTGAATGACTCTGAATCTGGAGAACTTGTGAAGATACAGAAGACCTTGAGCAATGCCTTCAATTATCACAACACGCTTTGCCCAGCTTAGTTCCGATCGTCTTATTCGATCTGTTCATACAATGTTATGAGTACGAGCATTTAAATGCACGACACCAGAGAGTGCCACTAAATGAGATTCCTGACTAACCAAATATGTAGTAATCCAAGCTTTTGTTGGGCATATACTCATATATCAATATGTTCTCTTCCTTCTCGATGCAGTAACCAAGAAGGCGAACAACATTCTTGTGTTGAAGATTAGCAATAAGGGTTATCTCATTCTGGAACTCCTCAATTCCCTGTCCTGAGGTTCTTGCCAGCCTCTTCACTGCTACCTGCTGCCCCTCCAGCAGACCCTGTTGCATCCATGACCCATTTCACTACTTATGAAATTTTCTTTGCTAAGATCTCTAGATTTTTATACAGTAAAATCTATGTCTAGAAGCTAATAAGAACAAAGGAAACCACAGCATTGCTGAAAGCTATTAGATGTTAGAAGCTACGGTGAACAGAGTGTTCAGTCTCAGGCTTTTAAGGGAAAAAAATAAGCAGCAACTGTTACCCTATAAACTCGCCCAAATCCACCCTCTCCTAGCTTGTTTGACTCAGAGAAGCGATCTGTAGCTGCCGATACGGATTTGAAGCTGAACGAAGAAGAATCAGAGCCTTTACTGTTTTCTCCAGGCTTGATCGTATCAGAAGACAAAACGGAGGATGCCGAAGGAGGAGATCTGCTAGATAGCAATTGACTCGTTTCCTTCTCACCTGTTGAGCAGAGCACAAAACACATCGGACTTGTTACGTCTTGTATTCTGAATAGATAACAGTTACCTTTGTCCTTTCTTCTCCTCCTGTAGTAACACATCGAGATACCAAATAGAAGAACTGTGCCTGCAGCTGCCAGAGGGATCGATATGATCAAAGGCTTACTGCTTTTACTTTCTGCAGTCAATTATCCATATCTGAGTAACTACGGTGACTTAAAACGAAGAGTATCTCTGAGAATTTGTTCTTACCTGAATCCTGTGAAAGATCTGAAGCTGCAAGACGGACATAGAGATCCTGAGTGCCATCCTGGAGGCCCAGCAGTCCCCCAGACCAAAACAGGCATCCAGTTCCATTCGCATAGGCTGCAGCATAAGCAGTGCAAGAACAGTCCCTGCCGCAGCTGGATTCGCAGTCCTCCAGGCTCACACTGGAATTCCCTTCTCTTGAGGAGAAGATGGGGAGCTTCACATTCGTCGACCTGAAGAATCCATCCCTCTCGCACTCCGTCGTCGGCGTCCGCCTCATGCACCCCTCCGACCAGTCGTTGGATCTCCATCGCTGATAAGAAGCGGGAACGAAACCATACATGCACCGGCAAGTAGTGGAGTTATCGTGGCTGCCGCTGCAGATCCCATTGGCTCCACAAGTTGCACGGACTTCACAAGGAAGCTCCTTCGGCTGCACCCATAACACAACCCATTCCTCTTCGCTCTC is from Musa acuminata AAA Group cultivar baxijiao chromosome BXJ1-6, Cavendish_Baxijiao_AAA, whole genome shotgun sequence and encodes:
- the LOC103989394 gene encoding G-type lectin S-receptor-like serine/threonine-protein kinase At4g27290 isoform X1 codes for the protein MEEEKGRHRCSVFLTFMILSTITLRSSHAADTLSAGQSIRDGQTLISAAQTFELGFFSPPNSNNRYLGIWYQKLSPRTIIWVGNRERPIPNISGFLTIDAQGTLMILDKIGTSIMIASNTGSTNLTSATLLDSGNLVLKQWNSSQDAQPLWQSFDHPTDTFLPGMKLGLDGKRNRLLTSWRSSDDPGPGDFSAGIDPNGTKQFFMWYKGEVQWQSGLWNGTSFGLVNRMTSGQYNITYTPHWIDGYYYYTFGDSSLITRGVMEVSGQFKQFIWLESEEEWVVLWVQPKELPCEVRATCGANGICSGSHDNSTTCRCMYGFVPASYQRWRSNDWSEGCMRRTPTTECERDGFFRSTNVKLPIFSSREGNSSVSLEDCESSCGRDCSCTAYAAAYANGTGCLFWSGGLLGLQDGTQDLYVRLAASDLSQDSESKSSKPLIISIPLAAAGTVLLFGISMCYYRRRRKDKGEKETSQLLSSRSPPSASSVLSSDTIKPGENSKGSDSSSFSFKSVSAATDRFSESNKLGEGGFGRVYRGLLEGQQVAVKRLARTSGQGIEEFQNEITLIANLQHKNVVRLLGYCIEKEENILIYEYMPNKSLDYYIFDRIRRSELSWAKRVVIIEGIAQGLLYLHKFSRFRVIHRDLKTSNILLDSEMNPKISDFGLARIFEQNEDQANTKRVVGTYGYMPPEYAMNGIFSTKFDVFSFGVIVLEIVSGRRTARFFDSESSSNLLRYSWELWREGKSLDLLDSSLDIPESGEEISRCINIALLCAQENAADRPTMSAVVSMLTSGAASLPAPRPPAFFLVAVSKKRLSSSLEGTSPENDATVTALTGR
- the LOC135677023 gene encoding transcription factor MYB102-like; amino-acid sequence: MGRAPCCDKDGLKKGPWTPEEDQKLIDYIQKHGQGSWRTLPKKAGLARCGKSCRLRWTNYLRPDIKRGRFSFEEEEAIIHLHSLLGNKWSAIAARLPGRTDNEIKNYWNTHIRKRLLRMGIDPVTHTHRLDLLDLSALLTSSLCNPTSSQFDLSGLLGLEPLVNSELLMMAQNLLSAQCQNPNILGQGLPEQQHPTPQFQEQLASFQTQQLQHLSQRLPTCTPSNDPFPDEAQLMQPNVGQLHTSADFNPWQDIIMQGNLSQNDFVPATGVNYESLDPSFTQFIADISDVCGTSSQGYSLTSVFSTPASSPTPLNSSSTHVNSSTEDERESYCSNRLKYQIPDLLDVSNCM
- the LOC103989394 gene encoding G-type lectin S-receptor-like serine/threonine-protein kinase At4g27290 isoform X2, which gives rise to MEEEKGRHRCSVFLTFMILSTITLRSSHAADTLSAGQSIRDGQTLISAAQTFELGFFSPPNSNNRYLGIWYQKLSPRTIIWVGNRERPIPNISGFLTIDAQGTLMILDKIGTSIMIASNTGSTNLTSATLLDSGNLVLKQWNSSQDAQPLWQSFDHPTDTFLPGMKLGLDGKRNRLLTSWRSSDDPGPGDFSAGIDPNGTKQFFMWYKGEVQWQSGLWNGTSFGLVNRMTSGQYNITYTPHWIDGYYYYTFGDSSLITRGVMEVSGQFKQFIWLESEEEWVVLWVQPKELPCEVRATCGANGICSGSHDNSTTCRCMYGFVPASYQRWRSNDWSEGCMRRTPTTECERDGFFRSTNVKLPIFSSREGNSSVSLEDCESSCGRDCSCTAYAAAYANGTGCLFWSGGLLGLQDGTQDLYVRLAASDLSQDSAAGTVLLFGISMCYYRRRRKDKGEKETSQLLSSRSPPSASSVLSSDTIKPGENSKGSDSSSFSFKSVSAATDRFSESNKLGEGGFGRVYRGLLEGQQVAVKRLARTSGQGIEEFQNEITLIANLQHKNVVRLLGYCIEKEENILIYEYMPNKSLDYYIFDRIRRSELSWAKRVVIIEGIAQGLLYLHKFSRFRVIHRDLKTSNILLDSEMNPKISDFGLARIFEQNEDQANTKRVVGTYGYMPPEYAMNGIFSTKFDVFSFGVIVLEIVSGRRTARFFDSESSSNLLRYSWELWREGKSLDLLDSSLDIPESGEEISRCINIALLCAQENAADRPTMSAVVSMLTSGAASLPAPRPPAFFLVAVSKKRLSSSLEGTSPENDATVTALTGR
- the LOC135677024 gene encoding F-box protein At1g61340-like produces the protein MAVGKVQHERSVPAGLEFVHRTSILGRKRVVLSKTMDSANLSSPCGAPSKRRVTRWRTQTLNRLEALPLDILVKTLSKVDHSDLKQLLLVSKTVNGATLIARESHFVFSTPISKSLFKKQSDTIDSDLDIINEEAPHAPNQQRVARSRLNGVQLSSVAIALFT